Below is a genomic region from Oikeobacillus pervagus.
ATTTTCCTTCATATGTTTTTCCCTCTAGATGGAAAGTTGCGATCACTTCCCAAAACGGCTCTGATTGAAAAGATTCGATTTCTTTTTCCCTTTTCACGATTAAAGCTAATGTTGGGGTTTGCACACGCCCTGCGGAAAAAACATCACTCATTCCTTTTTGTTTTAATAAAATACTATAAACTCTTGAAGCATTCATCCCTACCACCCAATCGGCACATGCGCGTGTATACGCTTCATAAAATAAATGGCGGGTTTTTGATTCTTCTAATAAATGACGAAACCCTTCTTCAATTGCTTTTTTCGTAAGAGATGAAATCCACAACCTCTTCATCGGTTTTTTTACACCTGTAAGAAGAAGGATATTGCGAATGATGAGTTCTCCTTCCCGCCCGGCATCTCCCGCATGAATAATGTCCGTTACCTCTTGTCTCTCGAGGAGTTTTTTTACGATTTGGAATTGCTTATATTTTGAAGGGCTGATCTCATATTGAAAACGTTCTGGGATCATCGGCAATGTATCAAGGGACCATTTTTTCCATTCTTCATGATATTTTTCTGGTGATTTTAATTGACAGAGATGACCGATGGCCCATGTCACATAGGCTCCATCTACAAAAATGTCGTTTGGGAGAATTTCAATATATCCTTGTTGCTTTTTTGTTTTAAAAGGGGAAGCCAATGTTCTTCCTTGATCTGGCTTTTCCGCGATGATTAAAACCGATCCCATTTTTAGGCCACTCTCCTTTCCACTATTTTTGTATGAACTAGTATGCTTCCAATATATATTAAGCTAGGAAATGTAGCATAAACGTTTTTCAACTTTCCATTTCATCTTTCTGATTTTTATATGTTTTTATATGTTTCAGCCGTTTTCTCTCAATCTATGTATGATCGCATTCTACAAGTATACACTAGCTATAGGAAAAGCTTATAATCTTTCACCCTAAAATGATCTCGAACCATTTCATTAGCCTTATTATTTAATGTCTTGCCTCTACTACTCCATTTCTGGAATCATGTGCTAAAAATAATTATAGACGGCATATATAAAAGTGCCTACTAATTAAACAATACAAAGAGGCGCCAGAATAAACTGGCACCGCTTCTTTAATTGATTTCTACAGGCATTGTGTAGGTAACATTGCCCTTAAGCCATGAGTTAATATTTACATCTTGTTTAACAGAACCATTAATTAGAAGTTTAATATTTTCAGGCTGCCAGTCATCACTTCCGGCAAGATAATTCGCTTTTCTAATCCATGTATTTGTAATGGTTGTAGCGTCGATCGTTGTAGGCAAGGTGATCGTATAAGTATCCGTTTGATTCCGTTCAAAGTCATTTCCAGGGTTGTCTAAAGTAAACTCATACTGTTTTCCATCATTCGTTTGGAAGCCAAAATATATGTAATCATCCGTACCTGCATGCTGGATATCAGCTGTTTTTATGACTACTTGAAACTGATTGAAATTTGGTTGAGATGCTGGCATGGTGCCAGATACTTCATTAATAAATCTGTATAATAATTCTGCACTATGCTTTTCAGAATTTGGTATAGCTTGGCTAACAGAATACTCCCAATCCTCCCATGAATTTGAACTTGTCGATTTAGAATAGTATAAGTCCTTCGACATTTTACCCCAATTCGTATTGTTTTTTGTAATCCAAGTTGAAAAACAATCGGTAGTAAGGATTTTGGAATACACGGAACTCTTTGTAGTGCCACCTAGTGTAGAGGCAAAGTATTTATCGCTTCTGTCAGTTGCAAATTTTTCATATTTAGCATGTGCGGGATCTTCCACATTCGTCACATTTGCCGCATGATAAGGCACATTTATATCCCCTATATAATGAAGGGCTTGACCAAGTAAAAAAGAGGCATTTTCATAATTTCCCTTTTTCCAGTCAGAAGCAGCCAATGTAGCATATTTTCTTGCCTGACTGTCAGCTGTATCGGGAACAGTCCAACTTGTATACCAAGTGGCTGTGTGAGTAAAATTATATCCTGTATCTGGGTCCCAAAAATGATCCTGATATAACTTCCAGCCATTTGGGTCATAATCAGGGTATGTAGAACCAAATTTAAGTTTATGAATATACTGATTTAAAATTTGTACATTATGTTTGACTATTTGTGGTTCTGATGAGTCTAAGTCATTGTTTAATATTTTTACGGCTTGCTCAGTTATAATTGCATGGGTACCTGTGCCATCCGCCTTTCCATCCCAAGCATGCGCTGTAATTGGCAGAGATGCGGCAAATAATGTAAAGAGTAATGTAAGAAATAATTTTGTTTTTCTCATAATGAACCTTTCCTCATACATATTTTGATTGATCAATGGTTTTATCCGTTGTTGGAGTGTCAAAAAAAGGGGTTCGACACGAACTTTCACCATATTTTCAAAATATAATTCTACAAAACATATGTTAAGTGAATATTAATTCAATGTTAAAAAATTTTTTGGTTTACTGAATGTTCTGTTGTTCGTAAACGAAAAGCGATGATCATTCCTATTTTATGTATTCCCATCATAAGGAGACCTGCGATCACTTGATCGATCCTCATTCCAATCGGAGAAAGAAAAAATCCTATGGCACCCGATGGATTGGTCAGGCAAAGTGACGGATCCATAAGGAAAGGATGCGAATTCAAATCGATTACACCACTTAAAATGAAAAATAGACAAGCGGGCATAAGATAGATACCACTTAATGTAGCATATCGTTTCATTTTTAACTTATTTTTAGCACATAGAATATCCATTGGGGCAACAATCGGCCACCACATTGGAAAAGCGAGAAGAAGTAGAATGATTGAATAGCCTTTCAATAGGAAGGAATGTTGAAGAAGCCATGTTAAAACACTTGGAATATGATAAAGAAAGAACAGAATGGCAAAGGAGATTAGAGCATGATTTGGTGAGATAATAAAGGGTTTCATCGTTTTTGTCCATGAATGTCTATGAAGGAAGCGGAAAATTTGAGAGGGGATTCCTAGTAGCAGAATAGGTGGGACCATGAAGTACAGAATGCTCATCTGGACCATATGGGTACTCATTGAAACATGGGAAATCGGACTTTCTATACTGAAATAGAATAAGATCAAACTAACGATAAATAAAAAGCACTGTTTAGAAAAAAGAGCGGTCGTTGTGTAATGTTTAATGAGGAATCCATATAAAAAAGCAAAAATGGCTAAAGTGAAAAGCAAATGGACATCTAGCCAATTGTCCTGAAGTAAAATAGAATACAACTTGTCGTATCCTCCTTTATTGTCGGCACTCATGAAATCATTCTACCAATCAATATGACCGCTCTTTGAGATTTATTCCTTTTTTCTCTAATTCCTTGAAATTTCTATTGGTTTATTCCCCCTTTCCCTACTGTTCATACAGGATTTCTCCCATATTGGATACGTCATACCCTAGGACGGAGAGTTCTTTTTTCCATTCATCTGATTGCAAAATGTCTAGGATGATGGGAATAAGCGCCATCATCTGTTCATTTTTTAACACGACTAAGTCATAATGTTCATTGATGAGCGGAATGAAATCGATGCCAGCAAAAAGAGCTGGTTTTTCGATTCCAACCCCTACATCAGCCTCTCCCTTTGCAATCGCACCAGCCACAGCAAAATGACTCGTTACTTCATGATGGTAACCATTCACATCCTCCCTAGGAATCTTGGAAATACGTAATTGTTCATCCAATAAGACGCGTGCCCCTGACCCTTTTTCACGGTTGACCAGCACAATTCCTGGTCGTTTTAAATCCTCCCATGTCGATAATTGTTTCGGATTTCCTTTTGCGACATACAACCCTGCTTTTCTCGAAATAAACCTAATCACTAAAAATGAGTGGCTAATGAGAAGTTTTTTAATATATGAAAGATTGTATTGTAATGTATCACCGTCCAAAAGATGTGTACTTGCGATCTGGACTTCCCCTTTATACATCGAGAAAAGCCCGTCTATACTCCCAGCATAAGAACGAAGAGGACGAGTCGTTCTTGTCTTTTTTTCAATATATTTTGCTAATAGGTCGAGACTGCTATCTTGACCACTTATAATGATTGAACCTGGCTTTAATGGAGGATATGAACTTGGAGCTTGGGGCTGACTAATATTGGCGGGTGTTTTCGTGAAACCTTTTTTCGTACGATTCTTATAAGCTTCTAAATCAGCTGCATCTACCCGCATTTGGCGCCCTACCTTATAAGCAGCAAGTTCGCCTTTTTTGATTAAATCATAGACCGTTAATTTTGAAACCTTTAAGATTTGAGAAATTTCTTCTGTTGTAAAAGATTCTTCTTTCATTTTTTCTCCTCCAACCTATCTTCGTTTATTCTATTTTATCATTTACAAATCAATTATTTCTACTTATAATTATTTATAATCAAATATAACTAAACGTCATATTTATTTGCTTGTTACATCTTTTTAATTCTATCTAGTAAAGGGGGAGTATAAGCATGAAGAAGTTTTCTTCCGTCTTTTTAACCTTCTTCCTTATCGCTACTATGATCTTCTCTGGCTGTCAAAGCAAGGAAAATGACACAGGGGAACAGGTTGAAAAAGACCAAAAGACTACTGAAAAAGTAGAATTAACCGTATCAGCTGCCGCCAGTTTAACCGATGCGATGGCAGAGATTGAAAAAGCCTTTTTGAAAGAATATTCATCTATTGATTTGACTTTTAGCTTTGGCGGCTCAGGAAATCTAGCAAAACAAATTGAACAAGGAGCACCCGTTGATGTATTTTTATCCGCGGATTCGAAATGGACAGATACATTAGCAAAAAAGGATCTTGTTTTAAAAGATACGATCACCTCCTTTACTGGAAATAAACTTGTTCTGATTTCCCCGAAAGATAGCGAACCCAATATTACCTCCTTTCAAGAGTTAAAATCAAACGATTGGAAACAATTATCCATAGGGGAACCAGAAAGTGTCCCAGCAGGTCAATATTCAAAAGATACATTAGAATCTATCAACCTTTGGAATCATGTGAAAGACAAAATCATTTTTGCGAAAGATGTCCGCCAAGTCCTTACATACGTCGAATCAGGAAATGCCGATCTTGGCATAGTTTATTCAAGTGATGCATTGATGTCTGATAAAGTCCAAGTACTAGCTGAAGCAGAGGAAAAATGGCATGATCCGATTGTTTACCCTGCCGCTGTTGTTAAGGCTTCCAAACATCAAGACGAAGCGAAGCAATTTGTTGAATTCCTGTCATCTGAAAAAGCTCAATCCATTTTAAAAAAATACGGATTCAAAAAATAACGGCGAACCGTTTTTACTAAGAACGAGCTAGGTGTGTATGTTATGAACTATAGTCCTTTAATTCTTTCATTAAAAATTGCGAGCATTGCCACAATCATCGTATTTATAGTCGGGACAATGCTTGCGAGATTTCTGTCACGAAGAACCTTTTTCGGTAAAAATGTCATCGAGTCTGCAGTGATGCTTCCAATGGTGCTTCCCCCGACAGTTGTTGGTTTCGGATTACTCTATCTATTCGGAAAAAACGGGTGGATTGGGAAATGGCTTTTGGATTGGTTTGATTTCCAAGTGGTGTTTACTTGGTATGGGGCATTGCTTGCTTCCATCGTTGTATCATTCCCATTAATGTACCAAAGTGCCTCTGCTGCCTTTCAACAATACGATGCCAATTTAGAACGTGCGGCCCTAACACTCGGTGCATCAAGATGGAGGGTGTTTTGGACGATTGCATTTCCACTTGCATGGCCCGGTCTACTTGCAGGCCTTGTCCTCACTTTCGCAAGAGCCTTAGGGGAATTCGGCGCTACCTTAATGCTTGCCGGTTATATTCCGAATAAAACCGATACGATTCCAATGGCTATCTATTTTGCCGTGGAAGCAGGTCATACAGATGTAGCCACATTTTGGGTCATCATCATCGTCGCTTTGGGCTTTAGTTCGATTATGTGGTTAAATTGGTGGAGCAAGCGGAGTATGTTAAAATATACAAACGAGAAATAAATGGGGAGGATAAATCTTATGCTGTCACTTTCGATACTCAAACAACTTCCCCATTTTACAGTTCAAGTGAACTTACAAGTAGATAATGAAATTGTTGTCTTATTTGGACCTTCTGGATCTGGGAAAACAACAATCCTCAATTGTATAGCCGGGTTAGTAAGCCCTGAACAGGGGAAAATCGTTTTGAATCATCAGACACTTTTTGGGGAAGGAAAAAAAAAGGTTCCTGTTCAAAAGCGAAACATCGGCTACTTGTTTCAGGATTACGCTCTTTTTCCCCATATGACGGTACAAAAAAATATCGCCTATGGAATGAAAAACGAAACATTAGCTAATCAATTAATCGAGGTGCTTAAGATTGGGCATTTATTAAATAAATATCCCCGTCAAATTTCTGGCGGGGAAAAACAACGGGTCGCCTTAACACGTGCTCTTGCATCAGAACCGGATGTTTTATTATTAGATGAACCCTTCTCTGCTCTCGATTCCAATACCCGAAAGGAATGCCATCAAGAATTACTTCGTCTTCATAAAATGTGGAGTATTCCCGTTATCATGGTCACACATGATGAGGAAGAAGCGAAAAAACTGGGCAACCGAATGATCCATTTGAAGGATGGTCACATCTTGAGGGAGGAAAAGATTGAGAAAGAGAATTTTTCTAATCAAAGCGAGATCCAAACTACAGTTCAAATGTAGCTAGGTTGAATATGATGAAAAAAGGGATTTCTATCTTAAAGGATAGAATCCCTTTTTTATTCCCCTATACTACAACATTAATAGTATATTATCTTTTCGAAGCTCGATATCCTGCCGCTTCTGCTTCCTGTCTTGTACAAAACATCTCTTCTGCTTTTGTGACATCATAAAACTGACCACCTGGTTCATGATAAATTTTATCTCCGTGGCTTGAAATATTTCCTTTAATTTGGCAGTCGCCCGCTGATGAAGATGGGGCTGGCTTTTGTTCCTTTTCCTGTTCTCTATAACCGCGATCGGTCACATAATTCTCAATCGACCAAATGCCTATTGCCTTTTCCTGTGCCTGCTTTTGGGCTTCCCGAAAATCATCGACATATTTTGTATTCGGCGGGAAAACGGCCACTCTTGCCAACCCTTTTTCAATTAATGTTCGATTATAATTTTCATCCCCCATCCATACATAAGCTAGAAGACGACCATATTGATCACGTTCCTGAACATCCATTTCTAGTAAGACTTGTTGGTTTGATAGTCTTTCCTTCGTATAGGCAGAAGCTTCTGGACCAAATGGTTGAACCCCCAGCCGTGGATGTTTCGTCTCTGGTGTATCGACTAAGATCATGCGAATTCTCTCTTTTTTTCCATCTATCTCCACATCAATCGTATCGCCATCCACTACCTTCACGACATTTCCAGAGATCCCTTTTACCTCTAGATTAGTAGACTCCTGTTGCTTTCCTTCTCCTTGTTGTGCAGATGTATCTTCCTGTTCAACCGTTGAATTTACCTGTTCATTCGACTCATTCGTCATGGTATTCATGTCTTTTTCAGAACAACCCAAAAGAAGCAACATACTCACAAAGAGCACTGAGAACCATTTTTTCATTATGAATCACCTCACACTTCTTAACTATTCTAACACAAGAATTGCCCCTGACCCACCTAGTAGGCCAAACATGAAAATGATGTCCACTAGTTTCCCGATAAAGGGATCCGTGTATTTTCCGAGCACAGGGCGACAAGCCTCACTCATTTTTAATAATAATAGGAAATTGGTAAGGCTGGTAAGGTGTAGATCGCCCACGCAACAGGTCCCCAATAGAAAATTCTGTAAGCCGAGGAAAAGCGAATGGCATCTTTGGATTCATCTTCAGTGCCGAATGGTGGCGCCGTCAAATAATACGCCCATTCAATCGTTTGATGGCATAAAAAAAATGAGCCTAGGTCCATTTAACCTAAGCCCATTTGCTATTCATACTTGTCCTGATCTTCACTAAATACATTGGCGAAATAAAGAACATCTTCCACATATTCATTGCTATGATTATAAGCATAAACTGCTCTTTTCCAATCCCCATCTGCAGCCCCATTTCTTGCTAAATAATTCGCCGCACTAAATACCGCATCCCAAAGATCGTAAGGGTCTGCCTTTCCATCTCCATTGGCGTCCACACCATATCCACCATATTTTTTAATCACCGCTGGGTTTGTCTTATCATTTTCTGGAATATTTCCTTTCCCTAATCCTTCACAACTCGGATGGCTCCACCCTACAAACGTACAGGGCATAAACTGCATCGGTCCTTCTGCCCCTGCTGGAGATAGCATGGGATCCATCGTTGAAAATTTCGTTTCCACTCTATGATGTGCCGCTAATAATTGCCAAGGAACCTTGTATTTTTCCTCAGCTGCTTTATAAACCGGAATGTACTCTTTTGGTATTTCCATCTCAAGTGGCTGAATCGGCTTAGGAGTGGATTGATGGCCAAGGAACCATAAAAATAGGCATAACGACAAAGCAAAAAAGAGAAATGCCATCATCAATCTTCTAACTGTTTTCTTTAATTTTCTCCCCATTCTTTCACCTACTACATTTTTCTAAGCTCTTATCTATCATATGGAAGGGGAGTAAAAGGTTCAAGTATTTACAATCACTTTTCAATATACTATAATCCCAAAAATTTCTTAGATTCATTTATCATTTTTCACTTTAATCCGCCTCCGAGTGACGGTGTCTAGATTGTTTCATTTTAGGTCGAAGCATTTGGGCTATTTGCTTACGTTCCTGGTGAAGAACTTTATAGAGAGAAATCATCATCATAATTATAATAAAAGAAAACGGAAAGGCTGCGATAATGAGGGCATTTTGCAACGCTTGTAACCCCCCACTATATAAAAGGATCGTCGCTACAGCTGATTGCGCAAGTCCCCATACAAATTTCACTCGATTTGGGGGTGTTAAAGAACCATATGCGGTTTGCATTCCTAGTACGAATGTGGCGGAATCGGCAGATGTAATAAAGAATACACTCACAAGTAAAATCGCAATCACCGCTAAAATAAGTGACCAAGGAATCTGGTTGAATACAGCGAATAACACCTCTTCTGTTGCAAAGGTTGTTAAATCAATATTTCCTGCTAATTGAACATCTAAGGCAGTCGTACCAAATACTGAAAACCAAATAAAACTAACAAGAGTTGGCATTAATAATACCCCAATGATAAATTCACGAATCGTCCTTCCCCTAGAAACTCGAGCAATAAAGATTCCCACAAATGGCGACCATGAAATCCACCACGCCCAATAAAATATGGTCCATCCATTGATCCATTCTCGATGTTCCGTATTTAAAGGGGCAATCCGAAAACTCATTCGAATCAAATTTTGGATATAGGCTCCTAGAGTATCTGTAAATAAATTCAAAATAAACATAGTCGGTCCTACAATGAGAAGTAAAATGAGCAGAATAAGAGCTAACACCATATTCGTATTACTTAAATATTTAATCCCTTTGCCAAGTCCTGACATTGCTGAAATCAAAAATAAAACCGTCACAATGATAATAATGAATAGCTGAACCGTAAAAGATTTCGGTATTCCAAATAAGTAGGAAAGTCCCCCATTGATTTGGGCTGCTCCAAATCCAAGTGTCGTGGCCACGCCAATAACAGTCGCGAAAACGGCGATCACATCGACAATTGTGCCAATCGGTCCCTTTACCTTCTCCCCAAGGATGGGCGTCAATGTAGCACTAATTAACCCTGGTTCCCCTTTACGAAACTTAAAATAGGCTAAGGCCAGAGCTACAATCGCATATATGGCCCATGCATGTAAACCCCAATGAAAAAAGGTGTACACCATCGAATCTTTTAGTGCCGCATTGCTTCCTGGTTGTGCTAATGGTGGGTCAATTGCGAAATGCGATAACGGTTCGGCCGCTCCCCAAAAAACTAAACCAATTCCCATGCCCGCACTAAATAACATCGCAAACCAACTAACGGTTGAATACTCAGGTTTTTCATCCGGTTTTCCTAATCGAATGACTCCAATTGGGCTAAAAATTAATAACAGACAAAATAAAACAATGGCTGTGACTAAGATTAAATAATACCAACCGAATGTAGAAGTTAAAAACGTCTGGATATTGGATGTGACTTGTTCAAAATTTTTCGGAGCCATGACACCAAATAAAACAGAGGTACCTACGATCACAATCGTAACCCAGAAAACGTTGGATATTTTCTTCATTTCATTCCCCTTTCTTTATCAGCGTATTCTTTGCTGCAATTAACCAGTTGAAAAATCTACACATAGGAAAAAGGGGCCATTCCGCTCACGAACAAACAATTAGGAACTGATATATTCGTTTCACTTCCAGTACAGTGAAGTTTGATCGGCCATATGAAAACTATACTTTTAATTGTTTCCATATTTTAACCACTTATTCTGACAAGATGAAACTAGTAAAAAAAGAGCAGCTACTCCCCTATAGCTTTAATCAAGCTAGGATTGAGAATGGCTGCATCGAAAAATGATCTATACAGTAAAAACTAATTTTCCTTAAGGTGAAGAATTACACAAAGATAATCTCTGTCGTTAACCGATAATCTCTAGGTGTCATTCCTACATATCGTTTAAACGTTGAGCTGAAATAATTTGGCGTATTAAATCCGACATCAACCGCAATATCCTCTATCGTCCGATTCGTATGTCGAATCATCCATACGGCCCTTCTTAAACGCACGAAGGATAAGTATTCTGAAAAGGTCTTTCCTGTCTCTTTTTTAAAAATTCGACAAAAATGAGTGTAACTAAGGTTCATATACTTCGCCACATCTCTTGCTGTCAATTCCTCTTCTAAATGATCTTCTATATAATAAGTGCATTTAACGATTTGCTCATCTTTTGGTATTTCTTCAAAATATCTGAGAGAAACATCACGGAACGCTGGAAGGCTCCTAGCAATTTTTGCTTCTTTATACGAGTGATGAATCATGAAAGGATAATTATAAATGGACCCAACCCCGATATATAGTTGAATTTGATGGTTTGTCCATAATTCATGAATCACTTCTTGGAAATGTCTTCTTCCTTCCTCCCAACTGGCCATCGAATGAATATCTGGATGTTGATGGAATAATATGAGAAGAAATTTTCGAAACGGTAAAAAGTAAATGGAGGAGACAATGGATTGGAACTTCTTTTGAAATAAGGATCGAATAAGGTGAATCGTATTTTTCGGGTGTCCTGATGGATCTTCATTAACATGAAAACCTTGAACATAACAAACAACATTAGGGAAGTCATTCCCCTCAAAATTTTTCAAAGACTCTGATATTTGATTTTCACATTGGACATCTTCTAATAATAAACGACGCAGAAAATGAAGCTTCAATGGTTGATTTAAATCTGATTGATTCATCAGTTGAAGAGTTTGTTCTTTTTTCTCTTGCATCGTTTCATGGGTGGTCTGATCTAATTTCCTTACCACCTCTTGAAACCTTCGTAAGAAAGTAGCTTTTTTCGTCGGAAAGATGGCAACAGCTTCGACTTGAAGCTTGATGGCTAAAGGGATGGAATAAGATAATTGTGGTTCTACTAATACGAAATAAATGCTAGATTCCCTTTTCATCATTCGATTCAATTTGACCCAATCAAAAAGTGTTTGAATTTGGACAATTTTAATATGCATTTGCTCTATCGATTCATTATATACTAATTGAAATTGCCCTTGCTCTCTCTTTTGGATCCATTCGGAAATCATCTCGGCAGCCTCCTGATGAACCTCTTTTAAACTTACATAATACACCGATAGCCACCTCCCTCTCTACTAAGACTATTTTATCATTATTTCAAAAGTACGCAAATATTTATAATATTCTGATAATAAATTGTAAGGGTTTTCATTTTCCTTTCTTTATAATAAGAACAAAGGAGGGTGAAACATGCAAGATTACAAAATGACAGATGAAAGTTTAGGAACAGTGGATGTAAAGGATTTGACAGCTTTAGATTCTGAGACAAGTTTTATTATGAAATCGGAGTTGAAAACTGGAGTAGGTTTATCTTTATTTTATTACATCTTTATTTTCTCCATTCCGGTCATGAACTGGTTTTTACATGACCTAGCGTTTTCAAACATTTGGGGCGGAATGTCACTTACTTGGTTTTTAACGACGATCGTTGCCATGGCTATGGCCTTCTTGATTGCCTATATTCACACACATTTATACGAAAAACGGCTTCAAATGTATGAATCAAAAGAATCAAAAGGAGGCAGGTCGGCATAATGGCGATTTTATCAGATCCAAAATATATTTTTACAATCATCTTAATGGGAACGATCATTTTTATTACGTATTTATCGAAAAGAAATGCAAATGCTAGTGATTTCTTTGTTGGCGGCCGAGCTTTTGGTTGGTTTACGAATGGTTCAGCGATTGCTGGAGACTATTTAAGTGCAGCTACTTTTCTTGGGCTAGCGGGTCTAACGTTTTCAATCGGATATGACGGAGCCTTTTATACGTTCAGTTTCTCGATTGGCTTAACACTACTTGCGATATTCGTCGCTGGTCCATTAAGAAGATTTGGTGCCTTTACGGTAGCGGATTTTGTGGCCTATCGCTTCCATAGTAAACGAGCAAGACTAGTCGCGGTCATTGTCGTTCTCTCCATCTCTGGTTTCTATGCTGCACCACAGCTTCTTGGGGCTGCGCAAATTTTAAGCATGTTTTTTGGGACATCCTATGAATTTGGAATTATATTTACTTGTGCAGTGATGATTTTGTATGTTGGGGTCGGTGGAATGAAAGGAACGACCTTGAACCAAGCATTAGAACTTTGGATCCGTGTCGGGGCATTTATTTTAATGGTAGGAGCTGCCGTTTACGGAGGGCTTCACTATCAAAAAATATTAGCAGCAATCACAGAATTCAGCGGGTCAATCGCAGGGACTGCGTCATTTACGGAAGATGGAAAAGATGTTGCGTTTGAAGGTTCGTCATGGGCAAATACCGGAATTATTACCCCTAATTTTTTGCACACTTTTT
It encodes:
- a CDS encoding glycine betaine uptake BCCT transporter; amino-acid sequence: MKKISNVFWVTIVIVGTSVLFGVMAPKNFEQVTSNIQTFLTSTFGWYYLILVTAIVLFCLLLIFSPIGVIRLGKPDEKPEYSTVSWFAMLFSAGMGIGLVFWGAAEPLSHFAIDPPLAQPGSNAALKDSMVYTFFHWGLHAWAIYAIVALALAYFKFRKGEPGLISATLTPILGEKVKGPIGTIVDVIAVFATVIGVATTLGFGAAQINGGLSYLFGIPKSFTVQLFIIIIVTVLFLISAMSGLGKGIKYLSNTNMVLALILLILLLIVGPTMFILNLFTDTLGAYIQNLIRMSFRIAPLNTEHREWINGWTIFYWAWWISWSPFVGIFIARVSRGRTIREFIIGVLLMPTLVSFIWFSVFGTTALDVQLAGNIDLTTFATEEVLFAVFNQIPWSLILAVIAILLVSVFFITSADSATFVLGMQTAYGSLTPPNRVKFVWGLAQSAVATILLYSGGLQALQNALIIAAFPFSFIIIMMMISLYKVLHQERKQIAQMLRPKMKQSRHRHSEAD
- a CDS encoding helix-turn-helix domain-containing protein, which encodes MYYVSLKEVHQEAAEMISEWIQKREQGQFQLVYNESIEQMHIKIVQIQTLFDWVKLNRMMKRESSIYFVLVEPQLSYSIPLAIKLQVEAVAIFPTKKATFLRRFQEVVRKLDQTTHETMQEKKEQTLQLMNQSDLNQPLKLHFLRRLLLEDVQCENQISESLKNFEGNDFPNVVCYVQGFHVNEDPSGHPKNTIHLIRSLFQKKFQSIVSSIYFLPFRKFLLILFHQHPDIHSMASWEEGRRHFQEVIHELWTNHQIQLYIGVGSIYNYPFMIHHSYKEAKIARSLPAFRDVSLRYFEEIPKDEQIVKCTYYIEDHLEEELTARDVAKYMNLSYTHFCRIFKKETGKTFSEYLSFVRLRRAVWMIRHTNRTIEDIAVDVGFNTPNYFSSTFKRYVGMTPRDYRLTTEIIFV